In Microbulbifer pacificus, the genomic stretch GGGAATCATGGCGGCGGCGCGGGTGAGCAGCGTTTTCATCCGCTCACCGAGAGAGCGGGCGGAGTAGTGCGGCAGGAAATAGTGGATATCCCGAGGCGACAACTGGTGCTTGTCCAGTACCTCCAGGAAATAACCCATCCACACCGGAAACATCTGATCCAGCAGGTCGAAATCCTGGCGCAACACCATGGCACCCTGTTCAAAGGCGGCACCGGGAGAGCCGTAGTGCCCCCATGGCCTGGAGTCCTCCGGGTGGTTACCGCGGGCACCGGCGTACATGCAGGTAGGGAAGCGGTCGGCGAAAGATTTCTGTTCGATCCAGTCGACTTTCAGACTGGGGCGCTGCGGGTCCGGTTCGGCTTCCATGACCAGGGCTCCGGCACCATCGGACAGCGTCCAGCGCAGAAACTCGTACTGCATCGCCTCGCCCGTGCTCATGGAGGAAAAGTCGATCGCACGATAGAAACCCGGCTGAAACCAGCGGCTGGAAAACTCACTGCCACTGGCGGCGGCGATGCGATGCTGGCCGGCGCGGACATTCAGCCAGGCGGACTTGATTGCCATCATGCTGCTGCCGCAGACACTCTGGTGGGAGCTGATCTCCATGGGAGAGCAACCCAGCTCTCCGTGTACCGCACTGGCGATACCCGGCACCAGCAGGTCCGCCTGGGTCGTGCCACAGGCGAGATACTGCAGTTGCACCGGATCCCGGCGCGCAGCGTCACAGGCGGCCTCCACGGCACGGGCTGCCATCTGCGCGTTGGTGAAAAGTGGGTTGCCCGCGTTGTCCACGGCGTAGTGG encodes the following:
- a CDS encoding StlD/DarB family beta-ketosynthase → MQDVFITGSGSFLPGAPVDNGEMESRIGLLGEQSRRLKALTLRQNGIRQRHYAVDNAGNPLFTNAQMAARAVEAACDAARRDPVQLQYLACGTTQADLLVPGIASAVHGELGCSPMEISSHQSVCGSSMMAIKSAWLNVRAGQHRIAAASGSEFSSRWFQPGFYRAIDFSSMSTGEAMQYEFLRWTLSDGAGALVMEAEPDPQRPSLKVDWIEQKSFADRFPTCMYAGARGNHPEDSRPWGHYGSPGAAFEQGAMVLRQDFDLLDQMFPVWMGYFLEVLDKHQLSPRDIHYFLPHYSARSLGERMKTLLTRAAAMIPEERWRNHQQDVGNVGSASIFLLIDRLLREEKLASGDRILCFVPESGRCLASFMCLTAV